In the genome of Entelurus aequoreus isolate RoL-2023_Sb linkage group LG15, RoL_Eaeq_v1.1, whole genome shotgun sequence, one region contains:
- the smpx gene encoding small muscular protein isoform X1 has translation MSGKVKGIVWFCSFAGHGGQVAIMSKRPSNVKALQANLNIPMGALRPGAGHPVRRREETGEAHEAHSPPDERSGDAAHTPEDKKTLPGAVKLPGPAVNLSELQNVKSELRWVTKE, from the exons ATGAGTGGAAAAGTGAAAGGGATAGTGTGGTTTTGCAGTTTTGCAGGGCATGGAG GTCAAGTGGCGATTATGTCCAAGCGTCCGTCCAACGTCAAGGccctgcag GCTAATCTGAACATCCCGATGGGAGCTCTGCGTCCAGGGGCGGGACATCCTGTGAGGAGGAGAGAGGAGACGGGAGAAGCACACGAG GCTCACTCGCCGCCGGACGAGAGGTCCGGGGACGCGGCTCACACGCCGGAGGACAAAAAGACGTTGCCGGGCGCCGTCAAGCTGCCGGGGCCGGCGGTCAACCTCTCGGAGCTGCAGAACGTCAAGAGCGAACTACGCTGGGTCACCAAGGAATAA
- the smpx gene encoding small muscular protein isoform X2, with protein MSKRPSNVKALQANLNIPMGALRPGAGHPVRRREETGEAHEAHSPPDERSGDAAHTPEDKKTLPGAVKLPGPAVNLSELQNVKSELRWVTKE; from the exons ATGTCCAAGCGTCCGTCCAACGTCAAGGccctgcag GCTAATCTGAACATCCCGATGGGAGCTCTGCGTCCAGGGGCGGGACATCCTGTGAGGAGGAGAGAGGAGACGGGAGAAGCACACGAG GCTCACTCGCCGCCGGACGAGAGGTCCGGGGACGCGGCTCACACGCCGGAGGACAAAAAGACGTTGCCGGGCGCCGTCAAGCTGCCGGGGCCGGCGGTCAACCTCTCGGAGCTGCAGAACGTCAAGAGCGAACTACGCTGGGTCACCAAGGAATAA
- the LOC133630400 gene encoding kelch-like protein 34, with product MDGYSLLYSSTHRTELLGRFQRLRSDGKMCDVVLETDGASFPCHRALLASSSDYFWALFGEATAERLARSIRLPALTSKGLDAILDFLYSGWLRVSPATLPDILEAARYLQVDTAVAICERYITDGLSVENCCSYANLAEHHALPDVLDAANYTIAAEMANLVQERRDELLGLNVQSLMAVLDADEIPAVKEVDLVKLALDWLNDNGPLPPLQSNLLLSRLRFGLVAPSDLAHLGHAHRAMATPLIRSLVTRAQEYHGTGSAGPIRQNKQSTLRAPPDRVLLVGGGPGPDRPEQQVLTFNLKTRKFTSLTSCLPLKLRNHCVCSLGGFLFVVGGEVVSEADEKPVTVETSNQVWRYDPRFECWQKVEPMLQRRAKFACCAMEDAIYAIGGQNADSNVTAALASVEFYDMAAGAWRRCAPMPGPLHGHACAVLDHDIYVSGGLSGNGIIIPGQSQSSKEVLCWDGMGGAWKKRAPMSIGRFSHRLATAQGYIYALLGMYEPFCEIERYDPREDQWTRLRPLLAATFNYGMAATPSGSLVVFGGTKWSNAREVAVKSVLEYDPKKDQWREIAQLPKPLTGTECTILPMPD from the coding sequence ATGGACGGCTACTCCCTCCTCTACAGCTCGACCCACAGAACCGAGCTGCTGGGGCGCTTCCAGCGGCTGCGCTCGGACGGGAAGATGTGCGACGTGGTGCTCGAAACCGACGGCGCCTCCTTCCCCTGCCACCGGGCCCTCCTGGCGAGCTCCAGCGATTATTTCTGGGCGCTCTTCGGGGAGGCCACGGCGGAGAGACTAGCGCGGTCTATAAGGCTCCCGGCGCTAACGTCCAAGGGTTTAGACGCCATTTTGGACTTCCTGTACTCGGGCTGGCTCAGGGTGTCACCCGCCACGCTCCCAGACATTCTGGAGGCGGCGAGGTACCTGCAAGTGGACACGGCCGTGGCCATTTGCGAGCGCTACATCACCGATGGGCTCAGCGTCGAGAACTGTTGCAGCTATGCTAACCTAGCTGAGCACCATGCACTTCCTGATGTGCTGGATGCCGCCAATTACACCATCGCCGCGGAGATGGCCAATCTGGTGCAGGAAAGAAGAGACGAACTTCTCGGATTGAACGTCCAATCGTTGATGGCGGTGCTGGATGCCGATGAAATCCCTGCAGTCAAGGAAGTGGATCTCGTCAAACTGGCTCTGGATTGGCTGAATGACAACGGGCCCCTCCCACCGCTGCAATCCAACCTCCTGCTAAGTCGTCTCCGCTTCGGGTTGGTCGCTCCTTCTGACCTTGCACACCTTGGCCACGCCCACAGAGCCATGGCCACACCTTTGATAAGAAGCCTGGTAACCCGGGCGCAGGAGTACCACGGAACAGGCTCTGCTGGGCCGATACGACAGAACAAACAGTCCACACTGAGGGCGCCGCCTGATCGCGTGCTGCTTGTCGGCGGCGGACCTGGCCCGGATCGACCGGAGCAGCAGGTTCTGACCTTCAATCTAAAAACCAGGAAGTTTACGTCCCTGACTTCCTGTCTACCACTAAAGCTGAGGAACCACTGCGTGTGTTCCCTGGGGGGCTTCCTCTTCGTGGTCGGCGGGGAAGTGGTCAGCGAGGCGGATGAGAAGCCGGTCACCGTGGAAACGTCTAATCAAGTGTGGAGGTACGACCCCCGCTTCGAATGCTGGCAGAAGGTGGAGCCCATGCTGCAGAGGCGGGCCAAGTTCGCCTGCTGCGCCATGGAGGACGCCATTTATGCCATCGGAGGACAAAACGCGGATTCCAACGTAACGGCCGCACTGGCCTCTGTCGAGTTCTATGACATGGCAGCAGGGGCGTGGAGGAGATGCGCGCCCATGCCTGGCCCGCTCCACGGCCATGCTTGTGCCGTGCTGGATCACGACATCTACGTGTCAGGTGGTCTCTCAGGCAACGGCATCATAATCCCGGGCCAGAGCCAAAGCAGCAAGGAAGTTCTATGCTGGGACGGCATGGGAGGAGCCTGGAAGAAGAGGGCTCCCATGTCCATTGGCAGGTTCAGCCACCGCCTGGCGACCGCGCAAGGTTACATTTACGCCCTCCTGGGGATGTACGAGCCATTCTGCGAGATCGAGCGCTACGACCCGCGAGAGGACCAATGGACGCGCCTCAGGCCGCTACTTGCCGCAACCTTCAACTACGGGATGGCGGCGACGCCAAGCGGGAGCCTGGTGGTGTTCGGTGGGACGAAATGGAGCAATGCGCGGGAGGTAGCGGTAAAGAGCGTGCTGGAGTACGACCCCAAGAAAGACCAGTGGAGGGAGATTGCTCAGCTGCCTAAACCCCTCACGGGAACGGAGTGCACCATACTGCCGATGCCCGACTAA